The following are encoded together in the Brevinema andersonii genome:
- a CDS encoding PIN domain-containing protein, whose translation MSKQFIFIDTCMFREWNIKNIEKNLKQIQNEFRIIIPSEQLHELQKHLLSKYIAYEDKNIEEGIDRFLADNPEHKDKPAIDKKIEKLKTAYNELNQKIEEIKREECSNIIDFLKQQLIISPSIEDYLGAKNRVHSEMAPYTKKEQSNHKHYDSLHWEILLNSKEIPEGSTLYIYTKDKGFFHNNTHSQGLHPLLIQEWAILKKGELKLYMHNEQDKKFCPQEAQEDLPKMQQEAYPSFYVDRILEAGNPIIRHALNDVMDSTRRDRELDRIEDLMHQISRGIIQEFREFEMEHLFEELFYSLKRAQGSTQYPDRLSRMEKKAYHLLQNYQNMR comes from the coding sequence ATGTCAAAACAATTTATTTTTATCGATACATGTATGTTTCGAGAATGGAACATCAAAAATATAGAGAAAAATCTCAAACAAATACAAAACGAATTCCGTATCATTATCCCGTCAGAGCAGCTGCACGAGCTCCAGAAACATCTCCTCTCGAAATACATTGCTTACGAAGACAAAAATATCGAAGAGGGCATAGACAGATTTTTAGCCGACAATCCCGAGCACAAAGATAAACCCGCCATCGATAAAAAAATAGAAAAACTCAAAACCGCCTACAACGAACTCAACCAAAAAATAGAAGAAATAAAAAGGGAAGAATGCTCTAATATTATTGACTTTCTGAAACAGCAGCTCATCATTTCTCCAAGCATAGAAGACTACCTTGGGGCGAAAAACCGCGTCCATTCCGAAATGGCGCCTTATACCAAGAAAGAACAAAGCAACCACAAGCATTACGATTCCCTACACTGGGAAATACTCCTCAATTCCAAGGAAATTCCGGAAGGCTCGACCCTTTATATTTATACCAAAGACAAAGGATTCTTCCACAACAATACCCACAGCCAAGGACTGCACCCTCTCCTGATCCAAGAATGGGCTATCCTCAAGAAAGGAGAATTGAAATTATATATGCACAATGAGCAGGACAAAAAATTTTGCCCGCAGGAGGCGCAAGAAGACCTTCCCAAAATGCAACAAGAAGCATACCCGTCCTTTTATGTCGACAGGATATTAGAAGCCGGGAATCCGATAATTCGGCATGCTCTTAACGATGTTATGGATTCAACGCGAAGAGACAGGGAATTGGACAGGATAGAAGACCTTATGCATCAAATCAGCCGGGGAATTATCCAGGAATTTCGGGAATTTGAAATGGAACATCTATTTGAAGAATTATTCTACTCACTCAAAAGAGCTCAAGGTTCAACTCAGTACCCCGACAGGTTGAGCAGAATGGAAAAGAAGGCCTATCATCTGCTTCAAAATTATCAAAACATGCGGTGA